In a genomic window of Streptomyces sp. BHT-5-2:
- a CDS encoding FHA domain-containing protein, producing the protein MAERPDASRAPELLVESDGVTQVMSPGHDYHVGRDPHSELVLRDDRVSWHHAVLRASEGHWLVEDEGSTNGTYTDGHRVSRSGVGPGSVIRFGNPADGPCAVLAGVPRPTTVGRPSSVSHPAATHTFRRPSTVRPLPPARTTRIGRATDNDLVVDDLAVSRRHAELRSGPDGYLIADLGSHNGTYLNGRPVDVAPVRPGDVIGIGHSSFVLVGDRLQEYVDTGEVSLDVQRLSVRVGTGAARRTLLGGVSFPVGEKSLLAVIGPSGAGKSTLLNALTGLRPADEGTVLYDGRDLYRDYAELRQRIGLVPQDDILHTQLTVRRALGYAAELRFPEDTAPAERAARVEEVIRELGLVERAGLPIHKLSGGQRKRVSVALELLTKPSLLFLDEPTSGLDPGMDRSVMHMLRGLADDGRTVIVVTHSVLSLDVCDRLLVLAPGGTIAYYGPPEEALPYFGFGQWPEAFEAFENDRGRDWAAEFRASPLYGRYVTGETRQPPAPPVPRAAVAAAPPPTRRWGAQLWTLMRRYAAALSSDRTFLIIMVALPFVMGAMAHGLSGGRLTADTATNVLLILCVGAVLTGAANAVRELVKERVIYQRERAVGLSRSAYLMSKVLVLGTVTVVQAVVLTVVALFGVGLGAPGGAGVLMPPLLEITLAVALLAFTAMMLGLLVSALVRKEEVTMPLLVLLAIVQVVFCGALHSLRGTPVLEQVSWLVPSRWALAAMAGTVDLHRILPPQPLTEDPLLRHAVGPWLLDMGMLVVLSAVCGFLVLRLLRRHEPEIMRR; encoded by the coding sequence ATGGCTGAGCGGCCGGATGCGTCCCGTGCGCCCGAGCTCCTCGTGGAGTCCGACGGGGTCACCCAGGTGATGAGTCCGGGGCACGACTACCACGTCGGCCGGGACCCGCACAGCGAGCTGGTGCTCCGCGACGACCGGGTGTCCTGGCACCACGCGGTGCTCCGGGCCTCCGAGGGCCACTGGCTGGTGGAGGACGAGGGCAGCACGAACGGTACGTACACGGACGGGCATCGGGTGTCGCGGTCCGGGGTCGGGCCGGGGAGCGTGATCCGCTTCGGGAATCCGGCGGACGGGCCGTGCGCGGTGCTCGCCGGCGTCCCCCGCCCCACGACCGTCGGCCGGCCGTCGTCGGTGTCGCACCCGGCGGCCACCCACACCTTCCGGCGGCCCAGCACCGTCCGGCCGCTGCCGCCGGCCCGCACCACGCGGATCGGCCGGGCCACCGACAACGACCTGGTCGTGGACGACCTCGCGGTCTCCCGCCGGCACGCCGAACTCCGGTCCGGCCCGGACGGCTATCTCATCGCCGACCTGGGCAGCCACAACGGCACCTACCTCAACGGCCGTCCGGTCGACGTCGCCCCGGTGCGGCCCGGCGACGTCATCGGCATCGGCCACTCCTCGTTCGTCCTGGTCGGCGACCGGCTCCAGGAGTACGTCGACACCGGCGAGGTCTCGCTGGACGTGCAGCGGCTGTCCGTCCGGGTCGGCACCGGCGCCGCGCGCCGGACGCTGCTGGGCGGGGTGTCGTTCCCGGTCGGTGAGAAGTCGCTGCTGGCCGTGATCGGCCCCAGCGGTGCGGGCAAGTCGACGCTGCTGAACGCGCTGACCGGGCTGCGGCCCGCCGACGAGGGCACCGTGCTCTACGACGGCCGGGACCTCTACCGGGACTACGCCGAGCTGCGCCAGCGCATCGGGCTGGTGCCGCAGGACGACATCCTGCACACCCAGCTGACGGTCCGCCGGGCGCTGGGCTACGCCGCGGAGCTGCGGTTCCCCGAGGACACCGCGCCGGCCGAACGGGCCGCCCGGGTCGAGGAGGTGATCCGCGAACTCGGCCTGGTGGAGCGGGCCGGGCTGCCGATCCACAAGCTCTCCGGCGGGCAGCGCAAGCGCGTCAGCGTGGCGCTGGAGCTGCTGACCAAACCGTCGCTGCTCTTCCTCGACGAGCCGACCTCCGGTCTCGATCCGGGGATGGACCGGTCGGTGATGCACATGCTGCGCGGGCTGGCCGACGACGGCCGGACCGTCATCGTGGTCACCCACAGCGTGCTGAGCCTGGACGTCTGCGACCGGCTGCTGGTGCTGGCACCGGGTGGCACCATCGCCTACTACGGGCCGCCGGAGGAGGCGCTGCCGTACTTCGGGTTCGGGCAGTGGCCGGAGGCGTTCGAGGCGTTCGAGAACGACCGCGGGCGGGACTGGGCCGCGGAGTTCCGGGCCTCGCCGCTGTACGGGCGGTACGTCACCGGGGAGACCCGGCAGCCGCCCGCGCCGCCGGTGCCACGGGCCGCCGTTGCCGCGGCGCCGCCGCCGACCCGGCGCTGGGGCGCGCAGCTGTGGACGCTGATGCGGCGGTACGCGGCGGCGCTGTCCTCGGACCGGACGTTCCTGATCATCATGGTGGCGCTGCCGTTCGTGATGGGGGCGATGGCGCACGGCCTGAGCGGCGGGCGGCTGACCGCGGACACCGCGACGAACGTGCTGCTGATCCTGTGCGTGGGCGCGGTGCTCACCGGGGCCGCCAACGCGGTGCGCGAGCTGGTCAAGGAGCGGGTGATCTACCAGCGGGAGCGGGCGGTGGGGCTGTCCAGGTCGGCGTACCTGATGTCGAAGGTGCTGGTGCTGGGGACGGTCACGGTGGTCCAGGCGGTGGTGCTGACGGTGGTCGCGCTGTTCGGGGTGGGGCTGGGGGCGCCGGGCGGCGCCGGGGTGCTGATGCCGCCGCTGCTCGAAATCACCCTGGCGGTGGCGCTGTTGGCGTTCACCGCGATGATGCTGGGGCTGCTGGTGTCGGCGCTGGTGCGCAAGGAGGAGGTCACCATGCCGCTGCTGGTGCTCCTCGCCATCGTGCAGGTGGTGTTCTGCGGGGCGCTGCACTCGCTGCGCGGCACACCGGTGCTGGAGCAGGTCTCGTGGCTGGTGCCGTCCCGCTGGGCGCTGGCGGCCATGGCGGGCACCGTCGACCTGCACCGGATCCTGCCGCCGCAGCCGCTGACCGAGGACCCGCTGCTCCGGCACGCGGTGGGCCCCTGGCTGCTGGACATGGGGATGCTGGTGGTGCTGTCGGCGGTGTGCGGCTTCCTGGTCCTGCGGCTGCTGCGGCGCCATGAGCCCGAGATCATGCGCCGGTAG